The window GTGGCCGCTGTACGCGCTCGCCGTTGCCGCCACACTGATCGCCATGCGCATGCTGTGGCTGGCGCCGCTTTCGGCGGTGGTGCAGCGCAAGGGCGGCATCCAGCGCATGAACTGGCGAGTGCCTGTGGTGCTGACCTGGGCCGGCACCCGGGGTGTCGTGCCGCTGGCCGCCGCCCTGTCGATCCCGGTGACCACAAAGGCGGGCGCCACGCTCTCGGAACGCCCCCTCGTACTCGTCCTCACCACTTCGGTCGTGGTCGCCACCCTCGTCGTTCAGGGCTTCTCCCTCGCCTCGGTCGTCCGCCGCTCCGGCATCGCACTGGAACCCGACCACACGGAACGGGAGGAGGCCAAGGCCCGTTGCAGCCTGGCGACCGCGGGGCTGAGCCGCCTGGAGGAGATCTCGGACCTCGAAGCCGTCCCGGACGTCGTCCTCGACCGCCTCCGCCGCGGTCTGACGGCCCGACTCGACCACGCCCGCGACCGGCTCGCACAGGACAACGGCGACGGGACCCCAACAGAATCGGCCGACCTCACCTACCGCCAGCTGCGCCGCGACCTGATCACCGTGGAGGCGGCCGAGCTCCAGCGCCTGTACGACGAGCACCGCATAGGCGACACGACCCGCCGCCGGCTGCAACGCTCACTTGACCTGGAGGAGGCGCGCCTCGCGGACACCTAGCAACTCCTGACGCGATGGCTTCGGACGCCGCAGCCCCGGGGCGCCGGTGAGTTGATATCGCCTCCCTGCCGCCGCCGGCGACAGTGAGCAGCGGGGACGAACGGGGACGTTCCTCTCAGCATGCGCGCCCCCCCCTGAGGCTGTGGATCACTGGTTGCATACGCTGACCCAGCCGTCCGCGTGATGGCCGTATCCGCACGCCGCGCAGCACGTCAGGAGAGCACGCAGATGGCCACCACCGAACACGCCCATACGAGTCGATTGCGGGCGTGGATGCTGGAGGGCCTGTCCGACATGGCCAGGCACCAGCAGGGGAAGCAAGCCGAGCCGGAGCCCGCACACAAGGGGCAGCGGTGGTGGCGGGTGATGTGCCTGACCGGCGTCGACTACTTCTCCACGCTGGGCTATCAGCCGGGCATCGCCGCCCTTGCGGCCGGGCTCCTGTCCCCGGTGGCCACCATCGTGCTCGTGATCGTCACTCTGGCGGGCGCGCTGCCGGTCTACCGGCGGGTGGCCGAGGAGAGCCCGCGGGGCGAGGGATCGATCGCGATGCTGGAACGGCTGCTGTCGTTCTGGAAAGGCAAGCTGTTCGTCCTGACGCTGCTCGGCTTCGCCGCCACCGACTTCCTGATCACCATCACGCTGTCGGCGGCGGACGCCTCCACCCACCTGGTCGAGAACCCGCACCTGACCGATGTACTGCACGACAAGCAGATGCTGATCACGCTGCTGCTGGTCGCGCTGCTCGGGGCGGTGTTCCTCAAGGGCTTCCTGGAGGCCATCGGCGTCGCCGTCGTTCTGGTCGGGATCTACCTGGCCCTGAACGTCGTCGTCGTGGTGGTGGGCCTGTGGCACGTCGCCACCGCCGCGCACGTGGTCACCGACTGGACCAGCGCCCTGACCACCGAGCACGGCAACGTCATCGCCATGGTCGGCGTCGCGCTGCTGGTCTTCCCGAAGCTGGCCCTTGGCCTGTCCGGCTTCGAGACCGGCGTCGCGGTCATGCCGCACGTCGAAGGCGACCTCGACGACACCGAGGAGAAGCCCACCGGCCGTATCCGGGACACGAAGAAACTGCTGACCACCGCCGCGGTGATCATGAGCGTGTTCCTGATCGCCACCAGCTTCATCACCACCGTGCTCATCCCGGAGGAGGAGTTCAAGTCGGGCGGCCAGGCCAACGGCCGCGCACTCGCGTACCTGGCGCACGAGTACCTCGGAAACTTCTTCGGCACGGTCTACGACGTCTCCACCATCGCCATCCTGTGGTTCGCCGGCGCCTCCGCCATGGCCGGCCTGCTCAACCTGATGCCCCGCTACCTGCCCCGGTACGGCATGGCCCCGCACTGGGCGCGCGCCGTACGCCCGATGGTGATCGTCTTCACCCTGGTGGCATTTCTGGTCACATGGATCTTCGACGCCGACGTCGACGCCCAGGGTGGTGCCTACGCCACCGGCGTCCTCGTGCTGATCAGCTCCGCCGCCATCGCCGTCACCATCGCCGCGCGCAAGGCCGGCCAGCGCAACTGGACCATCGCGTTCGCCGTCATCTCGGCGATCTTCCTCTACACCACCGTGGTCAACGTCATCGAGCGCCCCGACGGTGTGAAGATCGGTGCCTGCTTCATCGCCGGGATCATCCTCGTCTCACTGCTTTCACGACTCGCCCGCGCCTTCGAGCTGCGGGTCACCAGCGTGACCATGGACGACATGGCGGAACGTTTCGTGCGGGACGTCGCCAGCCGCAGAATCCGGTTCATCGCCAATGAGCCCGACAACCGCGACAGAGCCGAGTACCGCAACAAGATCGAGCAGATCCGTCACGACAACGACGTCCCGACCCCGGAGGACTTCGTCTTCGTCGAGGTCACCGTCCTCGACCCCTCGGAGTTCGAGGCGGGCCTGAACGTACGTGGCGAGGTCCTGCACGGCCGCTACCGCGTCCTGACCTTGGAGAGCTCCTCCATCCCCAACGCCCTCGCCGCCCTGCTCCTGCACGTCCGCGACACCACCGGGTGCACCCCGCACATCTACTTCGAATGGACCGAGGGCAACCCCTTCACCAACTTCCTCCGCTTCTTCCTCTTCGGCCAGGGCGAGGTCGCCCCCGTCACCCGTGAGGTCCTCCGCGAGGCCGAACCCGACCGGGCCCGCCGCCCTCGTGTCCACGTCGGCTGAGCCGGGCGAGCTGAACGGCAGAGTCGACCGGGCCTTCCGAGGTCGGGCGAACCTCGGCCATCAGATGACCGTTCGAGGATCGCCGACAGTCAGCTACTCGGCGGTGAGTTCCATGAGCTGCTCGGCGGCGGTGGTGTTGCCCTTGTCGGCGAGGCGTCGCAGTTCGCCCATGTCGTCAAGCTCGGTGGCGAGCTCGATCAACTGATCGGTCGCGGTGGCGTTGCCGCCGTCGGAAAGACGACGCAGCTCATCCATGTCGCCGTGCTCGGTGGCAAGTTCGATCAATTGGTCGGCAGCGGTGGCGTTGCCCTTGTCGGCGAGGCGTCGCAGTTCGCCCATGTCGTCAAGCTCGGTGGCGAGCTCGATCAGCTCGTCGACCGCACTCTCGTCACCGTTCTCGGCCCGTTCCCGCAGGACGGACAGGTCGGAGTCAGTCATGATGGGCAACCTCCCAATGGTCTTGGCCCGGGCCTGCCACCCGGGCCTGGCGTATCCCCGCAGGGCGTCTCTCTGCTGTCCGCCCGGCGTGGGCAGCTTTCCCGATGCTCGAAGCTCATCGCAATGTGCAACCGTCACCATGAACGGCGTCCCGCAGCGCCCCCTTCAGGATGTGGCCGCAGCCGGGAGGTCCGGGTGGGCCGCGGGATGGCCGACCGCGGCAGGCAGCGTCAAGACCATGGTCATGCCGCCGCCGGGGGTGTCCTCGGCGGTCAACGTGCCGCCGATCGCCTCTGCGAACCCGCGGGCGACCGCGAGACCGAGGCCGACGCCCGCCCCGCGCGGGGCGTCTCCGTAGCGCTGGAACGGTGCGAAGATCCGGCCCTTCGCCTCGTCCGGGACTCCTGGACCGCGGTCCGTCACCCGGACTTCCACACGGTCGGCGATCGCACTGGCCGAAACCACCACGGGCTCACCTTCGGGGGCGTACTTGACCGCGTTCTCGACGATGTTGGCGACGGTGCGTTCCAGCAGGCCCGGGTCGACCGCGACCATCGGAAGGTTTTCCGGGATGTCGAGGACGACGCTGGCCTCCGGTACGCCGCCGAGCGCCATCGGGACGACCTCGTCGAGGTCGATCTCGCGGATGAGCGGGGTGACCGTTCCGGTCTGGAGGCGGGACATGTCGAGGAGGTTGCCGACAAGGTGGTCGAGCCGGTCCGCGCCCGCCTCGATGCCTTCGAGGAGCTCCGCGTGGTCCGCCTCGGACCACTCCACGTCGTCGGACCTGAGGGAGGACACGGCGGCCTTGATGCCGGCCAGTGGCGTACGCAGGTCATGACTGACCGCGGCAAGCAGGGCAGTGCGGATGCGGTTGCCCTCGGCCAGTTCACGAGCGTGCTCCGCCTCCCCGACCAGGCGCTGGCGGTCGAGTACCACGGCTGCCTGGGCGGCGAAGGCAGCCAGCACACGGCGGTCCTCCGCGGGCAGGACACGGCCGGAGAGGGCCAGTGCCATGCGATCGCCGACCGGCATGTCCACGTCCGCGTCCTCGGGGCGTACGAGCGGACGGGCCGCCCCTGCGCTGCCGGTGCAGGTCCAAGGATCGACGTCGCTTTCGCGTTCCAGCAGCGCCACGGACTCCATATTGAAGATCTTGCGCACCTGTTCCAGGAGCGATTCCAGGCTCGTCTCGCCACGCAGCACGTTGCCCGCAAGGAAGGAGAGGATCTCGGACTCGGCGCGCAGCCGGGCGGCCTGATGGGTGCGGCGGGCGGCCAGGTCCACGACAGAGGCGACCGAGACGGCCACGCCGACGAAGATCACGATGGCGACGATGTTCTTGGGGTCCGAGATGGTGAACTCGTGCAGCGGCGGGGTGAAGTAGTAGTTGAGCAGCAGTGAGCCGATGGCGACAGAGCCCAGTGCCGGGAGAAGGCCGCCGACCAGCGCCGCAGCCACCGTCAACGTCAGGAACAACAGCATGTCGTTGGCGAGGCCGACCTCTGGTGCGAGGCCGTTGAGCAGGAGAGTGAGCAGGACGGGGCCAAGGACACCGACGAGCCAGCCCCAGATGATCCGGGCTCGGCCCAGGCGGGCGCCACGGGCCACGGGCAGGCCCCTGCCCTTGGCTGCTTCTCCATGGGTGACGATGTGGACGTCGAGGTCGGGTCCCGACTCACGGGCGACGGTGGCGCTCACGCCGGGGCCGAAGGCGTACTGCCACGTCCTGCGGCGGCTGACGCCGAGCACGATCTGGGTTGCGTTCACACCACGCGCGAAGTCGAGCAGGGCGGACGGGACGTTATCGCCTATGACGTGGTGGAACGTGCCGCCGAGGTCCTCGACCAGGGTCCGCTGGGCCGCGAGCTCCTTGGGCGAGGCGGCACTCAGGCCGTCGCTGCGGGCGATGTAGACCGCGAGCACCTCACCGCCGGCGCCCTTCTCGGCGAGCCGGGCGGCACGGCGGATGAGCGTACGGCCCTCAGGTCCGCCGGTGAGGCCGACCACGATGCGTTCCCGGGAGCCCCAGATCTTGGAGACCCGGTGTTCGGTGCGGTACTCCTGCAAGTATTCGTCGACCCGGTCCGCCGTCCACAGCAGCGCCAACTCTCGCAGCGCCGTGAGGTTGCCGGGCCGGAAGTAATTGGACAGCGCGGCGTCGACCTTGTCCGGCTTGTAGACGTTGCCGTGAGCCATCCGGCGCCGCAGTGCCTGGGGTGACATGTCGACCAGCTCGATCTGGTCGGCGCGGCGGACGACCTCGTCGGGGACGGTCTCGCGCTGTCGTACGCCCGTGATCGACTCCACCACGTCACCGAGGGACTCCAGGTGCTGGATGTTGACCGTGGAGACGACGTCGATGCCCGCCTGGAGCAGTTCTTCGACGTCCTGCCAGCGCTTGGCGTTGCGGGAACCGGGCACATTGGTGTGGGCGAGCTCGTCGACGAGGGCGACGGCCGGGCGGCGCTCCAGCACCGCATCGACGTCCATCTCGGTGAAGACTGTGTCGCGGTACTCGATCTCGCGGCGCTGAATCTGCTCGAGGCCGTGCAGCATCACCTCGGTGCGGGTCCGGTTGTGGTGTTCCACGAACGCAACCACACAGTCCGTGCCGCGTTCGATCCGGCGATGCGCCTCGGAGAGCATCGCGTATGTCTTGCCGACACCGGGTGCCGCGCCGAGGTAGATCCGGAGCTTGCCGCGTCCCATGGTTCCGATCTTTGCAGTTGAGGGGCTTGTTTACAGGTCCGCCGCGGTCGGCCGGACCGCGGCGCGCCTCACATCTCGAAGCGGTAGCCCATACCTGGGGCAGTGATGAGATGCCGGGGATGCGAGGGGTCTGCCTCGAGCTTGCGGCGCAGCTGGGCCATATAGACACGGAGATAGTTGGCCTGCGTGCCGTAGGTGGGGCCCCACACTTCCTGCAGCAGTTGCTTCTGGCCGACGAGTCGCCCGCGATGGTGGATCAGCACTTCCAGCAGATGCCATTCGGTCGGGGTGAGGCGGACATCCCGCCCCTCCCGCTTGACCCTCTTCGTCAGCAGGTCGACGGTGAATGTCTCGGTCGCGACGATCACCGAATCATCGGTGGCCCGCACAGCCGCAGCTCGACGGGATGCGGCCCGAAGCCGGGCCAGCAGTTCGTCCATGCTGAAGGGCTTGGTGATGTAGTCGTCGGCGCCCGCGTCGAGTGCTACGACCTTCTCGTCGGAGGTCCGTCGGGCGGAGACCACGAGGATCGGCGCCCGGCTCCAGCCGCGAAGTCCCTTGATCACGTCGATACCGTCCATGTCGGGCAGACCGAGATCCAGCAGTATGACGTCCGGAGGGCACACGGCGGCCAGCCGAAGGGCCGTCTCGCCGTCGGAGGCTGCGTCCACCTCGTACTTGCGTGCCTTGAGATTGATCTCGAGAGCCCGTACGAGCTGTAGTTCGTCCTCCACCACCAGCACCCGAGTCATGGCTGTGCCGCCTTTCTGCTGTGCACGAGGAGCGTCGCGTCATGGGCTGAGGAAGGAGCCGCCGGCTCGAGGGAACTCCTCGGGCCGGCGGCTTCCGCCCACCGGCGTAAGACGATCACTTCTCGGTGAGTTCCCTGAGTGCGATGTTGAGCTTGAGCACGTTCACCCGGGGCTCGCCCACGAAGCCGAGGGTCCGGCCGTCGGTGTTGTCCGCGACGAGCTTCTCGACCTGCTTGACGTCGAGGTTGTTCTCCTCTGCGACGCGGTGAACCTGGAGCTCGGCGTACTCCGGGGAGATGTGCGGGTCCAGACCCGAGCCGGAGGAGGTGACGGCGTCGGCCGGCACGTCCGAGGGCTTCACCTTGTACGAGGCTGTGGAGTTGTCCTTGACCACGGCGGCCTTGGCGGCGGTGACCCAGTCGATCAGGTCCTTGTTGTCGCCGGACCGGTTGGTCGCACCGGAAAGGATCAGTGAGTACTGCGTGTTGACGCTGTTGCTGCCCAGCCCGTTGGAGGGACGCGGCTGGAACCACTTCAGGTCGGGACGGGCCGACTCCTCCGCGTCGTCGGGATCCTTCTTCGGCAGGTTGTACGTCTGGCCGATGAGTTCGGAGCCGACGACCTTGCCGTTCGCCGTGATCTCGGACCCGTTGGCCTTGTCGTTGAACAGGGCCTGGCCCACCCCGGTGACAGCGAGCGGATAGAGGACGCCCGTCACCACGGTCAGGACGAGCAGGGCGCGGAACGCCGCCCCGACCAGCCGTGCGGTGCTGTTGACAGAGTTGTTCATCGCGATCAGCCGATTCCGGGAATGAGGGAGATGAGCAGGTCGATGATCTTGATGCCGATGAACGGGGCGACCAGGCCGCCGAGGCCGTAGATCCCGATGTTGCGGCGGAGCATCGAGTCGGCGCTGCTCGGCCGGTAGCGCACGCCCTTCAGGGCGAGCGGCACCAGCGCAATGATGATCAGCGCGTTGAAGATGACCGCGGACAGGATCGCGGACTCCGGCGAGGACAGCTGCATGATGTTCAGCTTGTCCAGGCCCGGGTAGACCACCGCGAACATCGCCGGGATGATCGCGAAGTACTTCGCGACGTCGTTGGCGATCGAGAAGGTCGTCAGCGCGCCGCGGGTGATCAGCAACTGCTTGCCGATCTCCACGATCTCGATGAGCTTGGTCGGGTTGGAGTCCAGGTCCACCATGTTCCCGGCCTCCTTGGCGGCCGAGGTACCGGTGTTCATCGCCACGCCGACGTCGGCCTGGGCCAGCGCGGGCGCGTCGTTGGTGCCGTCACCGGTCATCGCGACGAGCTTGCCGCCCGCCTGCTCACGCTTGATGAGGGCCATCTTGTCCTCGGGCGTGGCCTCGGCGAGGAAGTCGTCGACCCCCGCCTCCTCGGCGATGGCCTTCGCGGTCAGCGGGTTGTCACCGGTGATCATCACGGTCCGGATGCCCATCCGGCGCAGCTCGTCGAACCGCTCCCGCATCCCTTCCTTGACGACGTCCTTGAGATGGATGACGCCGAGGACCCGGGCGCCCTGCTCGTCGTCGACGGCGACGAGCAGCGGCGTGCCGCCCGCCTGGGAGATCCGGTCCGTGAGCGTGCGGGCGTCCGGCGAGACGGTGCCGCCCCGCTCCTCGACCCAGGCGACGACCGAGCCGGTCGCACCCTTGCGGATCCTGCGCCCCTCGACGTCCACACCCGACATCCGGGTCTGTGCGGTGAAGCCGACCCAGTCGGCCCCGACGAGCTCGCCCTGGTGACGCTCGCGAAGCCCGTACTTGTCCTTGGCCAGTACGACGACGGAGCGGCCCTCGGGCGTCTCGTCGGCGAGCGAGGAGAGCTGTGCGGCGTCCGCCAGCTCGGCCTCCGTCGTGCCCTTGACGGGTACGAACTCGGCGGCCTGCCGGTTGCCGAGCGTGATCGTGCCGGTCTTGTCGAGCAGCAGCGTCGACACATCGCCGGCGGCCTCGACGGCGCGTCCCGACATGGCGAGCACATTGCGCTGGACGAGGCGGTCCATGCCCGCGATACCGATCGCGGAGAGCAGCGCGCCGATCGTGGTCGGGATCAGACACACCAGCAGGGCGGTCAGCACGATCATCGACTGCTTGGCACCCGCGTAGATCGCGAACGGCTGCAGGGTGACGACCGCGAGCAGGAAGACGATGGTCAGGGACGCGAGCAGGATGTTCAGCGCGATCTCGTTGGGCGTCTTCTGCCGGGAGGCACCCTCGACCAGACTGATCATCCGGTCGATGAACGTCTCACCCGGCTTGGTGGTGACCTTGATGACGACGCGGTCGGAGAGCACCTTCGTACCACCGGTCACGGCCGAGCGGTCGCCACCCGACTCCCGGATGACCGGCGCCGACTCCCCGGTGATGGCCGACTCGTCGACGCTGGCGACACCCTCGACGACGTCACCGTCGCCGGGGATGATGTCGCCCGCCTCGCAGACCACCAGGTCACCGATGCGCAGATCGGTGCCGGGCACCTGCTCCTCGGTCCTGCCGTCCTTGGACAGCCGGCGCGCGACGGTGTCGGTCTTGGCCTTGCGCAGCGTGTCGGCCTGAGCCTTGCCACGGCCCTCGGCGACCGCCTCCGCCAGATTGGCGAAGATCGTGGTGAGCCAGAGCCACGCGGCGATCGCCCAGCCGAACCAGTCGGTCGGGTCCATGGCGGCCAGAACGGTGGTGACCACCGAACCGACCAGCACCACGAACATCACCGGCGACTTGATCATCACCCGGGGGTCGAGCTTGCGTACCGCGTCGGGGAAGGATTTGAGCAGCTGCTTGGGGTCGAACAGACCCCCGCCGACGCGCCCGCTGTCGGGCTTGTGCCCGGTAGGCGCGTCCTGGTGCGGCGCGCGGGTCGGAGTGATGGTGGACATCGAGTCCTCTTGCTTCAGTTTCGTGGTCATGACGCCAGCCCCTCGGCGAGCGGTCCCAGTGCCAGCGCCGGGAAGAAGGTCAGACCGGTGACGATCAGGATCGTGCCGACCAGCAGACCGGTGAAGAGCGGCTTGTGCGTGCCGAGCGTGCCCACGGTCGCCGGGACAGGCTTCTGCTCCGCGAGCGAACCCGCCAGCGCCAGAACGAACACCATGGGCAGGAACCGGCCCAACAGCATCGCGATCCCGATGGTGGTGTTGAACCACTGCGTGTCCGCGTTCAGACCCGCGAACGCCGAACCGTTGTTGTTGGCACCCGACGTGTACGCGTACAGAATCTCGGAGAACCCGTGCGCACCCGAGTTCGTCATCGAGTTGACCGGAGTGGGCAGAGCCATCGCCGCAGCGGTGAAGCACAGCACCAGCGCCGGAGTGATCAGGATGTAGCACGCCGCAAGCTTGATCTCACGGGTACCGATCTTCTTACCGAGATACTCCGGGGTACGACCGACCATCAGACCCGCAATGAACACCGCGATGATCGCCATGATCAGCATGCCGTACAGACCCGACCCGGTACCACCCGGAGCGATCTCACCGAGCTGCATACCCAGCATCGTGATACCGCCGCCGAAACCGGTGAACGAGGAGTGGAAGGAGTTCACCGCACCCGTCGAGGTGAGCGTGGTGGCCACCGCGAAGATCGACGAACCACCGACCCCGAACCGGGTCTCCTTGCCCTCCATCGCCCCACCCGCGATGTCGAACGCCGGCCCGTGATGGGCGAACTCCGTCCACATCATCAACGCGGTGAAGCCCAGCCAGATCACACCCATCGTCGCCAGGATCGCGTACCCCTGCTTCAGGGAACCCACCATCCGGCCGAACGTACGGGTCAACGCGAACGGAATGACCAGGATCAGGAAGATCTCAAGAAGGTTCGACAGCCCGTTGGGGTTCTCGAACGGATGCGCCGAGTTGGCGTTGAAGTAACCACCACCATTGGTACCCAGCTCCTTGATCGCCTCCTGCGAAGCGACCGCACCACCGTTCCACTGCTGCGAGCCGCCCAGGAACTGGCCGACCCCGTGGATACCCGAGAAGTTCTGGATCGCACCGCACGCCACCAGGGCAACCGCACCCACCACCGAGATCGGCAGCAGGATCCGCACGGTGCCCCGCACCAGGTCGGACCAGAAGTTGCCGAGCTCACCGGTACGCGAACGGGCAAAGCCCCGCACCAGCGCGACCGCGACAGCGATACCCACCGCGGCCGACACGAAGTTCTGCACCGCCAGACCACCGGTCTGCACGACATGGCCCATCGCCTGCTCGCCGTAGTACGACTGCCAGTTGGTGTTCGCGACGAACGACGCCGCCGTGTTGAACGCCTGGTCCGGATCGATCGAGGCGAAGCCGAGCGAGCCGGGCAGACTGCCCTGGACACGCTGCAGCAGATAGAGGAACAGCACGCTCACCGCGGAGAACGCCAGGACACCACGCAGATAAGCGGGCCACCGCATCTCCGTATCAGGATTCGCGCCGATGGACTTGTAGATCCACTTCTCGACCCGCAGATGCTTCTTCGAGGAGTAGACGGCGGCCATGTAGTCGCCGAGGGGGCGGTACGCCAGACCCAGCGCCACCACGAGCGCGAGCAGCTGGAGCACACCAGCAAGGACGGGGCTCATATCGGGCTCAGAACCTCTCCGGGTACAGAAGGGCGAGGACGAGATAGCCCAGCAGAGCGACGGCCACGATCAGACCGACAACGTTCTCGGCAGTCACAGCTTCGCCACCCCCTTGGCAACGAGAGCCACCAGCGCGAAGACCGCGATCATGGTGACGACGAAGGCCATGTCGGCCACCGTGTGCTCCTAGATGAGATTCGGATCGAACGGACGGTTAGAGGAAACCCCGGCTCTGAGCGACCACGCGCACCGTTGACGGGTCCCTTACGGCCATGGGTGCTCTCTTGACGGGCCTCTTACGCAGCCGTCCCCGGGCCCCGGAACAAGCAGGTCCTGAGTACTTCGGACGGCGGCCCACGGTCCACCGGCCCGTCGGTTTCCGGTCACCTCGGGCCGAACTGTCCGATGCGGCTGCGCCCCCGTCATGAGAAGGTCCAGCCCCGGGCACGTGGTCGCCAGGACCACCCGGTCGGCCCGGCTCCAGGTCCCACCCGTGGGGCGGGTGCCAGTCGGATGCCGGGGCTGTCTGGACGTGAGGCGCCCACAGGCGGGATGGCCGCGGCGGTCTTCTTGATCACGTCGAGCCGGCGCGCGCGGGCAGCGAGCTGCGAACCTTGACGGCACTCTGACGTTGCTCGGAGACAGGGCGTCGGACGCGGATCCCCGCCGATGCTCAGCCGCGGAACTCGGCCAGCCGTGGGCGCAGACCCAGTACGGTCAGTGCCGCGGTCGCCACCAGGGCACCGCCGGCCGCCGGAAGCAGCCCTGAGACCACTCCCCGACCCTCGCGCACGGACGTGGCGAAGTGGGTCCGGTTGATCTCGGTGACCTCGTCGAGGGCGTCCATCC is drawn from Streptomyces sp. NBC_01717 and contains these coding sequences:
- a CDS encoding amino acid transporter, with translation MATTEHAHTSRLRAWMLEGLSDMARHQQGKQAEPEPAHKGQRWWRVMCLTGVDYFSTLGYQPGIAALAAGLLSPVATIVLVIVTLAGALPVYRRVAEESPRGEGSIAMLERLLSFWKGKLFVLTLLGFAATDFLITITLSAADASTHLVENPHLTDVLHDKQMLITLLLVALLGAVFLKGFLEAIGVAVVLVGIYLALNVVVVVVGLWHVATAAHVVTDWTSALTTEHGNVIAMVGVALLVFPKLALGLSGFETGVAVMPHVEGDLDDTEEKPTGRIRDTKKLLTTAAVIMSVFLIATSFITTVLIPEEEFKSGGQANGRALAYLAHEYLGNFFGTVYDVSTIAILWFAGASAMAGLLNLMPRYLPRYGMAPHWARAVRPMVIVFTLVAFLVTWIFDADVDAQGGAYATGVLVLISSAAIAVTIAARKAGQRNWTIAFAVISAIFLYTTVVNVIERPDGVKIGACFIAGIILVSLLSRLARAFELRVTSVTMDDMAERFVRDVASRRIRFIANEPDNRDRAEYRNKIEQIRHDNDVPTPEDFVFVEVTVLDPSEFEAGLNVRGEVLHGRYRVLTLESSSIPNALAALLLHVRDTTGCTPHIYFEWTEGNPFTNFLRFFLFGQGEVAPVTREVLREAEPDRARRPRVHVG
- a CDS encoding sensor histidine kinase KdpD; protein product: MGRGKLRIYLGAAPGVGKTYAMLSEAHRRIERGTDCVVAFVEHHNRTRTEVMLHGLEQIQRREIEYRDTVFTEMDVDAVLERRPAVALVDELAHTNVPGSRNAKRWQDVEELLQAGIDVVSTVNIQHLESLGDVVESITGVRQRETVPDEVVRRADQIELVDMSPQALRRRMAHGNVYKPDKVDAALSNYFRPGNLTALRELALLWTADRVDEYLQEYRTEHRVSKIWGSRERIVVGLTGGPEGRTLIRRAARLAEKGAGGEVLAVYIARSDGLSAASPKELAAQRTLVEDLGGTFHHVIGDNVPSALLDFARGVNATQIVLGVSRRRTWQYAFGPGVSATVARESGPDLDVHIVTHGEAAKGRGLPVARGARLGRARIIWGWLVGVLGPVLLTLLLNGLAPEVGLANDMLLFLTLTVAAALVGGLLPALGSVAIGSLLLNYYFTPPLHEFTISDPKNIVAIVIFVGVAVSVASVVDLAARRTHQAARLRAESEILSFLAGNVLRGETSLESLLEQVRKIFNMESVALLERESDVDPWTCTGSAGAARPLVRPEDADVDMPVGDRMALALSGRVLPAEDRRVLAAFAAQAAVVLDRQRLVGEAEHARELAEGNRIRTALLAAVSHDLRTPLAGIKAAVSSLRSDDVEWSEADHAELLEGIEAGADRLDHLVGNLLDMSRLQTGTVTPLIREIDLDEVVPMALGGVPEASVVLDIPENLPMVAVDPGLLERTVANIVENAVKYAPEGEPVVVSASAIADRVEVRVTDRGPGVPDEAKGRIFAPFQRYGDAPRGAGVGLGLAVARGFAEAIGGTLTAEDTPGGGMTMVLTLPAAVGHPAAHPDLPAAATS
- a CDS encoding response regulator; its protein translation is MTRVLVVEDELQLVRALEINLKARKYEVDAASDGETALRLAAVCPPDVILLDLGLPDMDGIDVIKGLRGWSRAPILVVSARRTSDEKVVALDAGADDYITKPFSMDELLARLRAASRRAAAVRATDDSVIVATETFTVDLLTKRVKREGRDVRLTPTEWHLLEVLIHHRGRLVGQKQLLQEVWGPTYGTQANYLRVYMAQLRRKLEADPSHPRHLITAPGMGYRFEM
- a CDS encoding potassium-transporting ATPase subunit C, coding for MNNSVNSTARLVGAAFRALLVLTVVTGVLYPLAVTGVGQALFNDKANGSEITANGKVVGSELIGQTYNLPKKDPDDAEESARPDLKWFQPRPSNGLGSNSVNTQYSLILSGATNRSGDNKDLIDWVTAAKAAVVKDNSTASYKVKPSDVPADAVTSSGSGLDPHISPEYAELQVHRVAEENNLDVKQVEKLVADNTDGRTLGFVGEPRVNVLKLNIALRELTEK
- the kdpB gene encoding potassium-transporting ATPase subunit KdpB codes for the protein MTTKLKQEDSMSTITPTRAPHQDAPTGHKPDSGRVGGGLFDPKQLLKSFPDAVRKLDPRVMIKSPVMFVVLVGSVVTTVLAAMDPTDWFGWAIAAWLWLTTIFANLAEAVAEGRGKAQADTLRKAKTDTVARRLSKDGRTEEQVPGTDLRIGDLVVCEAGDIIPGDGDVVEGVASVDESAITGESAPVIRESGGDRSAVTGGTKVLSDRVVIKVTTKPGETFIDRMISLVEGASRQKTPNEIALNILLASLTIVFLLAVVTLQPFAIYAGAKQSMIVLTALLVCLIPTTIGALLSAIGIAGMDRLVQRNVLAMSGRAVEAAGDVSTLLLDKTGTITLGNRQAAEFVPVKGTTEAELADAAQLSSLADETPEGRSVVVLAKDKYGLRERHQGELVGADWVGFTAQTRMSGVDVEGRRIRKGATGSVVAWVEERGGTVSPDARTLTDRISQAGGTPLLVAVDDEQGARVLGVIHLKDVVKEGMRERFDELRRMGIRTVMITGDNPLTAKAIAEEAGVDDFLAEATPEDKMALIKREQAGGKLVAMTGDGTNDAPALAQADVGVAMNTGTSAAKEAGNMVDLDSNPTKLIEIVEIGKQLLITRGALTTFSIANDVAKYFAIIPAMFAVVYPGLDKLNIMQLSSPESAILSAVIFNALIIIALVPLALKGVRYRPSSADSMLRRNIGIYGLGGLVAPFIGIKIIDLLISLIPGIG
- the kdpA gene encoding potassium-transporting ATPase subunit KdpA; protein product: MSPVLAGVLQLLALVVALGLAYRPLGDYMAAVYSSKKHLRVEKWIYKSIGANPDTEMRWPAYLRGVLAFSAVSVLFLYLLQRVQGSLPGSLGFASIDPDQAFNTAASFVANTNWQSYYGEQAMGHVVQTGGLAVQNFVSAAVGIAVAVALVRGFARSRTGELGNFWSDLVRGTVRILLPISVVGAVALVACGAIQNFSGIHGVGQFLGGSQQWNGGAVASQEAIKELGTNGGGYFNANSAHPFENPNGLSNLLEIFLILVIPFALTRTFGRMVGSLKQGYAILATMGVIWLGFTALMMWTEFAHHGPAFDIAGGAMEGKETRFGVGGSSIFAVATTLTSTGAVNSFHSSFTGFGGGITMLGMQLGEIAPGGTGSGLYGMLIMAIIAVFIAGLMVGRTPEYLGKKIGTREIKLAACYILITPALVLCFTAAAMALPTPVNSMTNSGAHGFSEILYAYTSGANNNGSAFAGLNADTQWFNTTIGIAMLLGRFLPMVFVLALAGSLAEQKPVPATVGTLGTHKPLFTGLLVGTILIVTGLTFFPALALGPLAEGLAS
- the kdpF gene encoding K(+)-transporting ATPase subunit F is translated as MTAENVVGLIVAVALLGYLVLALLYPERF